One genomic window of Bacillaceae bacterium S4-13-56 includes the following:
- a CDS encoding M20 family metallopeptidase has product MWKLIEGHIDDLYSEMVDIRRYLHQNPELSFEEEKTAAFIADYYNNLGIEPRTNVGGNGVVAKIKGGKPGKTIALRADFDALPIQDQKDVPYKSKVPGVMHACGHDGHTATLLCLAKAIQKERENFPGTVVFLHQHAEEYAPGGAKPMIDDHCLDGVDYVFGVHLWSNTPVGVIQTSPEAFMAGADRFEIVIKGKGGHGAQPHQTKDSIVIASEVVTQLQQVVSRRINPLDSAVLSIGKFEAGDAFNIIADQAKLIGTVRTFDDFVQDRIIEEMERIIKGVCLSNGASYTMDYLKGYPPVINHPTFAKGVMEKVTDIAGIQKAEWVDPYMTGEDFAYYLIERPGAFFFVGAQKEGHDIPHHHPLFDIDESALPLAAKTLLKAYEVFHAI; this is encoded by the coding sequence ATGTGGAAGTTAATTGAAGGGCATATCGACGATCTATATAGCGAGATGGTCGACATTCGTCGCTATTTGCATCAAAATCCAGAATTGTCCTTTGAAGAAGAAAAAACAGCAGCATTTATTGCAGATTATTATAATAACCTTGGGATTGAACCTCGGACCAATGTAGGTGGTAATGGAGTGGTTGCCAAAATTAAGGGTGGAAAACCGGGGAAAACAATAGCGTTAAGAGCTGACTTTGATGCCTTACCTATCCAGGATCAAAAAGACGTTCCCTATAAATCCAAAGTTCCTGGTGTAATGCATGCCTGTGGACATGACGGCCACACGGCTACCTTACTCTGTTTAGCAAAAGCTATTCAGAAAGAAAGAGAAAACTTCCCTGGCACAGTGGTATTTCTTCATCAACATGCAGAAGAATATGCCCCTGGTGGTGCGAAACCAATGATTGACGATCATTGTTTAGATGGCGTTGACTATGTTTTTGGAGTCCATCTTTGGTCCAATACACCAGTTGGCGTCATTCAAACTAGTCCAGAAGCCTTTATGGCAGGAGCAGACCGGTTTGAAATCGTCATTAAAGGAAAAGGTGGTCACGGGGCACAGCCACATCAGACCAAGGATTCGATTGTTATAGCTTCTGAAGTTGTAACCCAACTCCAACAAGTAGTGAGTAGAAGGATTAATCCTTTAGACTCCGCTGTTTTGAGTATCGGAAAATTTGAGGCTGGGGATGCATTTAATATTATTGCGGATCAAGCGAAGCTCATCGGAACCGTACGAACATTTGATGATTTCGTTCAGGATAGGATTATAGAAGAAATGGAGCGGATTATTAAAGGAGTATGCTTGAGCAATGGTGCAAGTTACACAATGGATTACTTAAAAGGGTATCCGCCAGTCATTAATCACCCTACATTTGCAAAGGGAGTTATGGAGAAAGTTACAGATATAGCTGGGATTCAAAAAGCGGAATGGGTTGACCCGTATATGACTGGAGAGGACTTCGCCTATTATCTCATTGAAAGACCTGGAGCCTTTTTCTTTGTAGGGGCACAAAAAGAAGGGCATGATATTCCGCATCACCACCCTCTTTTCGATATTGATGAATCGGCCCTCCCATTGGCAGCTAAAACACTGCTTAAGGCTTACGAGGTTTTTCATGCCATTTAG
- a CDS encoding EcsC family protein yields MNYEQKAYQEAQRWLVKMEKNEGLFYKKSKQMQNVWNKKIPQRFHQIVTESIKKMIQLSITSSEYIYKISVDDQWDLEEREKKIADRFEYYKKTAMVEGASTGAGGLFLGMADFPLLLGIKMKFLFDLGQLYGFDVKKHEERMFLLHLFFLTYSRDKKKQEVLHIVKNWDRFKWKFEEVDWYHLQQEYRDTLDVVKLFQLIPGFGAVVGVWANARLLEQLKETAMNASRLRLMNDNN; encoded by the coding sequence ATGAATTATGAACAAAAAGCCTATCAAGAGGCTCAACGTTGGCTTGTTAAAATGGAAAAGAATGAGGGTTTGTTTTATAAGAAATCTAAACAAATGCAAAACGTTTGGAACAAAAAGATTCCCCAGAGATTTCATCAGATTGTAACTGAGTCCATTAAAAAAATGATTCAACTTTCTATTACTTCTTCTGAATATATTTATAAAATTTCAGTAGACGATCAATGGGATTTGGAGGAAAGAGAAAAGAAAATAGCCGATCGGTTTGAATACTACAAAAAAACAGCCATGGTCGAGGGAGCAAGTACTGGGGCTGGAGGTTTGTTTTTAGGGATGGCAGACTTTCCTTTGCTTCTTGGGATTAAAATGAAATTTTTGTTTGATCTAGGTCAACTGTATGGTTTCGATGTTAAAAAACACGAGGAACGAATGTTTTTACTTCATCTCTTTTTCCTAACGTACAGCCGCGATAAGAAAAAGCAAGAGGTATTACATATAGTAAAAAATTGGGATCGTTTTAAGTGGAAATTTGAAGAAGTTGATTGGTATCATTTACAGCAGGAATATCGTGATACATTAGATGTCGTAAAATTGTTCCAATTGATTCCTGGTTTTGGCGCAGTAGTCGGTGTATGGGCTAATGCACGCTTATTGGAACAACTAAAAGAGACGGCTATGAATGCAAGCCGTCTCCGATTAATGAACGATAATAACTAA
- a CDS encoding ABC transporter permease, with product MFKFDATSLWKERLVAYGKEISRYLRYMFNGHIAVVLFFLISALAFYYQQWLMQIPENFPAAWVIALSLGLVATNSSVRTFIKEPDLVFIIPAESKMGPYFRSAIMTSFFMQLYLVILIGAALAPLFFATLESKSLLGYLPFLVVVILFKAWNLLAGWWVLYSKEKKGHYIDLFLRYIVTTLTFYFIVQGASFWFPAITTLILWFLMMYNYLQAKKQVQIPWELLVEKETAKMQTFYRIANLFTDVPHVKKKLKRRAILSKLAKKGIGFNQENTFDFLFRISFVRSSDYLGMFVRLVVVGGLVIFWMSQEWAQLLFAILFLYITGFQMLPLIQHHRVSAWMDLYPVPKDRQVKAVQTLAFQLLIIQTILFGILALTSGNIMGAVLIWVGGGLFTYLFVYVYAKTRLKPSL from the coding sequence ATGTTTAAATTTGACGCTACTTCTTTATGGAAGGAAAGGCTCGTTGCTTACGGAAAAGAAATTAGCCGTTATCTAAGGTATATGTTTAATGGGCACATTGCCGTAGTTCTTTTCTTCTTAATTTCAGCACTAGCCTTTTATTATCAACAATGGTTAATGCAAATTCCTGAAAATTTTCCTGCGGCATGGGTTATAGCATTGTCTTTAGGTCTAGTAGCAACAAATAGTTCTGTTCGTACTTTTATCAAAGAACCAGATCTTGTTTTTATCATTCCTGCTGAATCAAAAATGGGACCTTATTTTCGTTCAGCGATTATGACTAGTTTTTTCATGCAGTTGTACTTAGTGATTTTAATTGGTGCAGCCTTAGCGCCACTTTTCTTTGCGACCTTAGAATCCAAGTCATTATTAGGCTATCTTCCGTTTTTAGTAGTTGTTATCCTATTTAAGGCTTGGAATTTGTTAGCGGGTTGGTGGGTCCTTTATTCTAAAGAAAAAAAAGGACACTACATAGATCTTTTCCTGCGATATATAGTAACTACCTTAACTTTTTATTTCATCGTTCAAGGAGCTTCCTTTTGGTTTCCAGCAATTACGACTTTGATTTTGTGGTTCTTAATGATGTACAACTACCTTCAAGCCAAGAAACAAGTACAAATTCCATGGGAACTCTTAGTCGAAAAAGAAACAGCGAAAATGCAAACCTTTTATCGAATTGCCAATCTTTTTACCGATGTCCCCCATGTTAAGAAAAAATTAAAAAGAAGAGCTATACTCTCCAAACTTGCTAAAAAAGGAATTGGATTCAATCAGGAGAATACCTTTGATTTTCTTTTTCGAATATCTTTTGTACGAAGCAGTGACTATTTAGGGATGTTTGTTCGTCTTGTTGTGGTAGGTGGATTGGTTATATTCTGGATGTCACAGGAATGGGCCCAATTATTGTTCGCCATCCTGTTCCTTTACATCACAGGATTTCAAATGCTTCCTTTAATTCAACATCATCGTGTCAGCGCATGGATGGATCTTTATCCTGTACCTAAAGATAGACAAGTAAAAGCAGTACAGACTTTAGCTTTTCAACTGCTAATTATACAAACTATATTGTTTGGTATTCTTGCGTTAACTAGTGGTAATATAATGGGAGCTGTGCTGATTTGGGTAGGAGGAGGATTATTTACTTACCTCTTTGTCTATGTTTATGCCAAAACACGATTAAAACCAAGCCTTTGA
- a CDS encoding ABC transporter ATP-binding protein encodes MTARLHIEDLVGGYTQKPVLHGISFEVKAHEIVGLIGLNGAGKSTTIKHIIGLMQPRKGKVLIEGKSFAEDSEGYRQKIGYIPEMPILYDELTLHEHLKLTALAYGLDEATFEKRLPPLLKEFRMEKRLNWFPVHFSKGMRQKVMIMCAFLIEPPLYIVDEPFVGLDPLGIQSYLQLMEKMKQQGAGVLMSTHILATAERYCDRFVILHEGQVRAQGTISELRKAFNMPDATLDDLYIQLTKEDAHV; translated from the coding sequence GTGACTGCACGTTTACATATTGAGGATTTAGTAGGGGGATATACCCAAAAGCCTGTCTTACATGGCATCTCTTTTGAGGTGAAGGCACATGAAATTGTCGGTCTCATTGGATTAAACGGGGCTGGTAAGAGTACCACCATAAAACATATTATTGGACTGATGCAGCCAAGAAAGGGCAAAGTTTTGATAGAGGGTAAGTCCTTCGCAGAAGATTCTGAAGGGTATCGCCAAAAAATTGGATATATTCCTGAAATGCCTATACTATATGATGAGCTTACCCTTCATGAACATTTAAAATTAACAGCCTTAGCCTATGGGTTAGACGAAGCTACCTTTGAAAAAAGACTTCCACCCTTGTTAAAGGAATTCAGAATGGAAAAAAGACTAAATTGGTTCCCCGTACACTTTTCAAAAGGCATGCGCCAGAAAGTAATGATTATGTGTGCCTTTTTAATTGAGCCTCCATTATATATCGTGGATGAACCTTTTGTTGGTTTAGATCCTTTAGGCATTCAATCCTACCTTCAGTTAATGGAAAAGATGAAGCAACAGGGAGCAGGAGTGCTCATGTCGACTCATATATTAGCAACAGCGGAAAGATACTGTGATCGTTTTGTTATTCTACATGAAGGACAGGTACGTGCCCAAGGAACCATATCTGAACTTAGGAAAGCTTTTAACATGCCTGATGCCACTCTTGATGACCTATATATACAGTTAACAAAGGAAGATGCTCATGTTTAA
- a CDS encoding HIT family protein: protein MVHQQSDCIFCKIVNGEIPSAKVYEDEQVYAFLDISQVTKGHTLVIPKEHSKNIYETKPEVASELFQRVPKIAQAVKNAFNPVGLNILNNNGEEAGQSVFHLHFHIVPRYGNGDGFGAVWKTNTDLYSSKDLAQIAQQIGDKVE from the coding sequence GTGGTACATCAACAATCGGACTGTATTTTTTGTAAAATTGTAAATGGAGAAATCCCATCTGCTAAGGTTTATGAGGATGAACAGGTTTATGCATTTTTGGATATTAGCCAAGTAACCAAGGGGCACACCCTAGTCATCCCTAAAGAACATAGCAAAAATATTTATGAAACAAAACCAGAAGTGGCGAGTGAACTTTTTCAGCGAGTTCCTAAAATTGCACAAGCAGTAAAAAATGCCTTTAACCCTGTTGGATTAAACATCCTCAACAATAATGGAGAGGAAGCAGGACAATCCGTTTTCCACTTACATTTCCACATCGTTCCTCGTTATGGAAATGGGGATGGATTCGGTGCTGTATGGAAGACAAATACTGATCTATATTCTTCTAAAGATCTAGCACAAATCGCCCAACAGATTGGTGATAAGGTGGAGTAA
- the serC gene encoding 3-phosphoserine/phosphohydroxythreonine transaminase, which yields MEQVYNFNAGPAALPKDVLTEAHENWFDFRGTKANIMELSHRSKAYDELHKAALERIRSLMNLDDSYDVLFLQGGASLQFAMVPMNFLSKDKVGGYILTGSWSKKALREAKQVGHGEQFGPSDSEFRKIPSATEFHQPDPKVYDYIHLTTNNTIYGTQWQELPTFSDVPVLIDSSSDFLSYDMPKDSFDLLYAGAQKNAGPSGVTIVVIKKELIEKGAKEIPHFLQYRTHAEKNSLYHTPPTFSVYMLSLTLKWIEQQGGLQAMQERNTYKSNLIYNVIDQSNNFYKGWASIESRSKMNVTFTLPSEELTRAFIKESEKEGMMGLKGHRSVGGLRASLYNAVPLEAVQYLEDFMKRFYMANRNK from the coding sequence ATGGAGCAGGTGTACAACTTTAACGCCGGACCAGCGGCTTTACCAAAGGACGTCTTAACGGAAGCCCACGAAAACTGGTTTGATTTTCGGGGAACCAAGGCAAATATAATGGAGCTCAGCCACCGTAGCAAGGCCTATGACGAATTGCATAAAGCGGCACTTGAGCGTATACGTTCACTCATGAACTTAGATGACAGTTATGATGTCCTTTTCCTTCAAGGAGGAGCTAGTCTACAATTTGCTATGGTACCTATGAACTTTTTGTCTAAAGATAAAGTTGGGGGATATATTCTGACAGGTTCATGGTCAAAAAAAGCACTTCGAGAAGCGAAACAAGTGGGGCATGGAGAACAATTCGGACCAAGCGATTCAGAATTTCGAAAGATCCCGTCTGCAACTGAATTTCATCAACCTGATCCTAAGGTGTACGATTATATTCATTTAACTACAAATAACACGATTTATGGTACACAATGGCAAGAGCTTCCTACCTTTTCTGATGTTCCTGTTCTAATCGACAGCTCAAGTGACTTCTTGTCCTATGATATGCCTAAGGATTCCTTTGATCTTTTATATGCAGGGGCGCAGAAAAATGCTGGCCCGTCCGGAGTGACTATTGTTGTAATTAAAAAAGAACTGATTGAAAAAGGGGCTAAAGAGATTCCGCATTTTTTACAATACAGAACGCATGCTGAGAAAAATTCCCTTTACCATACACCGCCTACATTTTCAGTTTATATGTTGTCCCTTACTCTTAAGTGGATTGAACAACAAGGTGGACTTCAAGCCATGCAAGAAAGAAACACTTACAAATCAAATCTCATTTATAATGTCATTGATCAAAGCAATAATTTTTATAAAGGATGGGCGTCTATTGAAAGTCGTTCTAAAATGAATGTGACATTTACCCTCCCTTCTGAAGAATTAACGAGAGCTTTTATCAAAGAATCTGAAAAGGAAGGTATGATGGGTCTGAAAGGACATCGATCTGTAGGTGGACTAAGAGCTTCGTTATATAACGCGGTACCTTTAGAAGCTGTTCAATACCTTGAAGATTTCATGAAAAGATTTTACATGGCCAATCGTAATAAATAA
- a CDS encoding tryptophan transporter produces MNIRSLVLLSVFVGIGAVLHAVVPGLVFGMKPDMMLTMMFLGILVVPKLPYVVLISLVTGMISALTTGIPGGAIANMIDKPITALVFFGLFLFFRKKLSSNVTAISLTVVGTIVSGFVFLSVLLLFLGIEGSFLLMFTTIVLPTTAINAVLMGVLYPVIQTISRRSQLIPEV; encoded by the coding sequence ATGAATATTAGAAGTTTAGTCTTGTTGTCTGTGTTTGTGGGTATTGGAGCAGTGTTACATGCAGTAGTGCCAGGTTTAGTTTTTGGAATGAAGCCAGATATGATGTTAACGATGATGTTTTTGGGAATTTTAGTTGTGCCTAAACTCCCATATGTTGTCCTAATATCTCTTGTTACTGGAATGATTTCCGCCTTAACCACTGGAATCCCAGGTGGTGCCATTGCAAATATGATTGATAAACCGATTACAGCACTTGTGTTTTTTGGACTATTCCTATTCTTTCGTAAGAAGTTATCAAGTAATGTAACGGCGATATCATTAACTGTTGTAGGAACTATCGTAAGTGGATTTGTGTTCCTTTCTGTATTGCTTCTTTTCTTAGGAATAGAAGGAAGTTTCCTACTCATGTTTACAACGATCGTTTTGCCGACAACAGCCATCAATGCTGTACTCATGGGAGTACTTTACCCAGTCATTCAGACCATTTCAAGACGCTCACAATTAATTCCAGAAGTATAA